The proteins below come from a single Chryseobacterium capnotolerans genomic window:
- a CDS encoding LNS2 domain-containing protein has translation MELEYIEHISPILKDGVKNYLIDIDGTITDDVPNEEPERMVTCEPYPDALETINKWYDEGHQICFFTSRTENLKQITIDWLDKHGFKYHSVLCGKPRGGNYHWIDNHLVRATRYKGRFTDLVEKQVTIEVFKEDGE, from the coding sequence ATGGAATTAGAATACATAGAGCACATCAGTCCTATTCTTAAGGATGGAGTTAAAAATTACTTAATTGATATAGATGGAACCATTACGGATGATGTTCCTAATGAAGAACCAGAAAGAATGGTTACCTGTGAACCATACCCGGATGCTTTGGAAACTATTAATAAATGGTATGATGAAGGGCACCAGATCTGCTTCTTTACCTCAAGAACCGAAAACCTGAAGCAAATTACCATCGATTGGTTAGATAAACACGGGTTTAAATACCACAGTGTACTTTGTGGAAAACCTAGAGGAGGAAATTATCACTGGATTGATAATCATTTGGTAAGAGCTACAAGATACAAGGGAAGATTTACAGACCTGGTAGAAAAGCAAGTAACCATTGAAGTGTTCAAAGAAGACGGAGAATAA
- the idi gene encoding isopentenyl-diphosphate Delta-isomerase, which translates to MEELVVLVNPEDVVLGLMEKQQAHINGLLHRAFSVFLFNNKGEMLLQKRASGKYHSPNQWTNAVCSHPRIGETYLAGAQRRLKEELGIEVELSEKFNFIYKANVGGGLWEHELDYVFVGSYESGFNLNKEEVEEVRFISFEDLNKEISEHPKHFTEWFKIILEEYKHHF; encoded by the coding sequence ATGGAAGAATTAGTAGTTTTAGTAAATCCTGAAGATGTCGTTTTAGGCTTGATGGAGAAACAGCAGGCTCATATTAATGGTCTGTTACACCGTGCTTTTTCCGTATTTCTGTTCAACAATAAGGGCGAAATGCTTCTTCAGAAAAGAGCTTCAGGAAAATATCATTCTCCCAATCAATGGACCAATGCTGTGTGTTCACACCCAAGAATTGGGGAAACTTATCTGGCCGGAGCCCAACGAAGATTAAAAGAAGAGTTGGGAATAGAGGTGGAACTTTCAGAAAAATTTAATTTTATTTATAAAGCAAATGTAGGAGGCGGCCTTTGGGAGCATGAACTTGATTATGTTTTTGTAGGCAGCTATGAGTCTGGCTTTAATCTGAATAAAGAAGAAGTGGAAGAAGTAAGATTTATTTCTTTTGAAGATCTGAATAAGGAGATTTCTGAACATCCTAAACACTTTACAGAGTGGTTTAAAATCATCCTTGAAGAATACAAACACCATTTTTAA